A single region of the Manihot esculenta cultivar AM560-2 chromosome 12, M.esculenta_v8, whole genome shotgun sequence genome encodes:
- the LOC110627857 gene encoding RING-H2 finger protein ATL78, protein MSASTSTTQLFQDFLGDFYSRRLLLQAPLYQSPAAAAPQAPEYSNNSSETYTGDKTFDANVVMVLSVLLCALICSLGLNSIIRCALRCSNLVASESASNSTTQLANTGVKRKALKTFPTVNYSTDLKLPGLDTECAICLSDFTPGERVRLLPKCNHGFHVRCIDKWLSSHSSCPTCRHCLIETCQKIVGCSQATSSEPPPVQESIVNIAPLEPEGLIRNYRVS, encoded by the coding sequence ATGTCAGCTTCTACTTCAACCACTCAACTATTTCAAGATTTTCTAGGGGACTTTTACTCAAGGAGATTGCTACTGCAGGCCCCCCTTTACCAATCACCAGCTGCAGCAGCTCCTCAAGCTCCGGAGTACAGCAACAACTCATCAGAAACTTACACTGGAGATAAAACTTTCGATGCAAATGTGGTTATGGTCCTCTCAGTCCTCTTATGTGCCTTGATTTGCTCACTTGGATTGAATTCCATTATTAGGTGTGCATTAAGGTGCTCTAACTTAGTAGCTTCTGAGTCTGCTAGCAATTCCACAACTCAATTAGCCAATACAGGAGTCAAGCGAAAAGCATTAAAGACTTTCCCAACAGTAAACTACTCAACCGACCTGAAGCTGCCTGGTCTGGACACAGAGTGTGCGATATGTCTTTCAGATTTCACACCTGGTGAGCGTGTGCGTCTTTTGCCCAAGTGCAACCATGGATTTCATGTCCGGTGCATCGACAAGTGGCTCAGTTCACACTCGTCCTGCCCTACTTGCAGACACTGCCTGATTGAGACATGCCAAAAGATTGTTGGTTGCAGCCAAGCTACCTCATCAGAACCTCCACCAGTGCAAGAAAGTATTGTGAACATAGCACCACTAGAACCTGAAGGTTTGATACGCAATTACAGAGTTAGCTAA